The following are from one region of the Dermacentor albipictus isolate Rhodes 1998 colony chromosome 5, USDA_Dalb.pri_finalv2, whole genome shotgun sequence genome:
- the LOC139060408 gene encoding MAP7 domain-containing protein 1-like, whose translation MATRLVNPFDSDCTGPGTEPTPAVAALLTSSQPGRSTDADDADMDYDDSWQWDIENQDEAAASQCAAPPNAETAQRVPEPAAALATCPPAPAPPAAVPPVPTARRRINASRSSCTRDDAVRSELGARLSSLTKDAQRKRKEHLLKMKLTREDHALRMELAREDHKDRLEKRQAEHAQIMENLKAKKALIDLKMKVLQKQNE comes from the exons ATGGCCACACGCCTTGTCAATCCATTTGACAGCGACTGCACTGGCCCTGGCACAGAGCCAACGCCAGCTGTAGCAGCACTGCTGACTTCCTCACAGCCGGGACGAAGCACTGATGCAGATG ATGCCGACATGGACTATGACGACTCCTGGCAGTGGGACATCGAAAACCAGGACGAAGCAGCGGCTTCGCAGTGTGCAGCGCCACCAAATGCTGAAACTGCTCAGCGTGTACCAGAGCCAGCAGCAGCCCTAGCTACATGCCCACCAGCTCCAGCCCCGCCAGCTGCTGTGCCGCCAGTGCCGACAGCCCGCCGGCGGATAAACGCAAGCCGGTCATCCTGCACAAGGGATGATGCTGTGAGGAGTGAACTTGGTGCTCGGCTTTCTTCACTCACAAAAGATGCtcagagaaaaaggaaagagcaCTTGCTCAAGATGAAGCTAACGCGTGAAGACCATGCACTTCGCATGGAACTCGCTCGTGAGGATCACAAGGATAGACTTGAGAAAAGGCAGGCAGAACATGCACAAATAATGGAAAATCTTAAAGCAAAGAAGGCCCTTATTGACCTAAAAATGAAGGTTCTGCAAAAACAGAATGAGTGA